The Cucurbita pepo subsp. pepo cultivar mu-cu-16 chromosome LG15, ASM280686v2, whole genome shotgun sequence genome contains the following window.
aaatgttatcaaacaagcttaatagatattgtctcaTTTGAGCTTTCACCTTCGAGCTTCCACTCAAAGTTTTTagcgagaggtttccacacccttatgaaaaatgtttcgttctcctcctcaatcaatgtggatcttataatccacccccctttggggcccaacgtccttctTGGCACACtacctcatgtctaccccctccaaggctcaacctcctcattGGTACATCGTCTgatgtttgactctgataccatttgtaaccgtccaattccaccgctagcagatattatcctttttggatttttcctttcgggcttgccctcaaagtttttagaaCGCATCTTCTTTATTTCcccacctttataaaaaatgcttcattttcctccccaaccgattgtgaggtcccacatatGTTAGGCAgtagaacaaaatattcttaacaaGGGCGTGGAAATAGAGcaaactcattttaaaaaccttgatggaaagcttgaaaggaaaagtaaaaggaggacaatatctactagcggtagacttgagctattacataCATAACTACAAGCTATACTTACCATGAAGAAAGCAGCATCAGCCTTGGGGACATAATCAAACATACTGCCACCAACATGTTGCACACCCTCGTATTCTTGTGAAGTGCTCACAACATTTGGAAGATCAAAGTTAATACCTTTCATCCATGGGCAAGCCTTTACCAAAACGCTCAAAGTAGTCCCATTTCCTCCTCCCACATCCACCAAACTCCCAACTCCATTAAACATATCTCTACAACTTCCAAGTATTGCAGGCAAAGTAACCACTCTAGCATTACAATCCAATCCCTCATTAAACAGCGTGTTGAATGCTGGATTTGCTGCAGCATAGCTCCAAATGTCCTTTCCATGAGCTGCTTCAAATAGATTACTATGACCTGCCGCATCGGCCTTGACCTTAGCACTTAGATTATGCCATGGTGCAACCATTGTGGGGCTGTTCTCTAGCAGAAGCAAGGAAGCCATGGTCGTGAGCATGCGGGACAATGGCGTTTGGGAATAGGCTATGGGGCCTTCAGCGGTGGTTTGTTGTTTGAAGATGCCGCGGTGGACGAGGAAGCGCAAGATGCGGAATAAAAGTGGTGGAGAGCAGTTTAAAGCAGAGGAGAGTTGTGATAGCGTCATGGGTCTTCCATGGCTTTCAATGGCATCAGCGATTTTAAGCTCTACGGCGCATTTGATTACTGCTGCTTCTGCGAACCCAAATACGTATTTGTATATTTGGATCTTtgcctcttcttcttcttcttctttcttccatgAAGATTCCTTTGACGTAATTTCCATTGATGTGATATTATCTCTTACTTGAATGTCTTCCAAGTTCTTAATACAATATGATTCTATACAtgcatattatatatatgaaggCTTTGAGCAAATGGGCTTTGTAACCCCTAGCGTTAAGTACGTCCCTAGCGGTcgttgtcttttttgggcttttttcactttggactttccaatctcacaatccatcctttTCGGGACTCAGCGTTAGCCTGAGCCTAAtgatagcagatattgcaTTTCTTGGGCTTTctgatctcataattcacccctTTGGAGCTCAGCGTCatcgctgacacttgttcccttctccaattgatgcgAGAACCCCCACAATCATCTCCTTCAAGgaaacgtccttactggcacatcgcctagtgtctgactttgataccagtTGTACCAttgtctggtgtctggctctgataccaactgtaacagtccaagcccactgctagtagatattgtcctatttgggttttccctttagAGCTTCctcttaagatttttaaaacggtctgttaggaagaggtttccatgctCTTTTAAAgtatatttcgttctcctccccaacggatgtgggatctagttgtaatattgaaaattgagttattaagatattttatcctttttaaataaaaattatattaaaaaataaaatatattctaaaaaattatataaaaaatagataaaaagtTGTGGTAGGGAATCCAAAAATTTTGGTAGAAATAAGAATTAAGAATATGATGCACGGATGAAGATGGGAAGACTTCCCTGTCTTCACCCCCTATGAGCATCTCTACCtattatcataaattaaatcataaatgacctttattatacataaataattcaattaattcaattaaaatgatATCTACTCGTGTAGGTTTATATCTTATATTAGTTTcaatttggtttatttttaatctttttctatacttttaaaacgttgattttatttatatttataaaattttaacaaaattccATGCACCATGTGTAAATTCTTTAATACTAAgttatgataatatttatatatatatatatatatttaaatactgaaattatgaaaataatatatttttggtcattgaaatttgatttaatgtaGTACTAGGGTTTAGGGTATGTAgtgaaaataatgataatcgacatttattaaatttatttcattgcCGAGTTGACATgtagattttaaaacactctAATGAGACCGATTCTAAggataaaatgactaaaaacagctaaagaattgaaagttattacTTATACTAAGAATGTGcacctttcttttcggtggctcaattTTTGTGACTCAATTATAGGAACTTCATGGTTAAACATGCAGGAGAATGTCAGGGCCATTAAGTCCCGAATCCGAACTTCGAATCTTGGGTATGAGTCGTTATAAAAcggaacaatttttttttcttttagtaacGATTGTTAgtctgaaaataaaataaaacaaaataattaagcAAGAATATTGAGTTTAAAATGGATATGTCCATTTAGTTTGCAGAACGGGTCGATGGGGAATTTCGGTTTATCTAGAGAGGGAGGGAGCGAAGGAGAGTTTTATCCCGTTTAGTAAAATGGGGACGTAGATTTTATTCTCCATCTCAATCTCCCGCCAccacaatatttatttatttatttatttattaaatgtacAAGGGTTTCCATAAAttcgtaattaaaaaaataaaagaaaagtaaatggCTACAACTTTTAAAACTGTAGAGTTTCCATAATTGCCTTTATTTAAGTAAACttttgccaaaaaaaaaaaaaaaatttaatattttaaaaaaaaagtattgaaAAAAGACAAGCCTTTTGAAATGTTAATGGGtctttttggaaaaagaaaaaaaactacccctaaaaaaaattgaataaacgTTAAtgggtttttaaaaaaacattttttaaagcaGAGGAATtaatagatatattaaaaaattaaaaaaaaaaataaaagtttagagataaTCATTGAAATGATGATAGACGGTTC
Protein-coding sequences here:
- the LOC111811488 gene encoding xanthohumol 4'-O-methyltransferase-like, translated to MEITSKESSWKKEEEEEEAKIQIYKYVFGFAEAAVIKCAVELKIADAIESHGRPMTLSQLSSALNCSPPLLFRILRFLVHRGIFKQQTTAEGPIAYSQTPLSRMLTTMASLLLLENSPTMVAPWHNLSAKVKADAAGHSNLFEAAHGKDIWSYAAANPAFNTLFNEGLDCNARVVTLPAILGSCRDMFNGVGSLVDVGGGNGTTLSVLVKACPWMKGINFDLPNVVSTSQEYEGVQHVGGSMFDYVPKADAAFFMWILHAWDDEECIKILKNCKEAIPENTGKVMIVDTVIDEKEENKLLLDIRLTLDIMLMTRFRKGRERTGEEWANLLKKAGFSRCIITPIVGVVPSIIQAFIS